The Longimicrobium sp. genomic sequence GGTGACAGCAGGGGTTTGGCCCTCATCTGCGTCCACTCGGGAGACGGAGCAGCGCGCATTCCGGTGCGTAGACGCCACACACTCCTACGTCGACGACGGGTTTGACGCGGCCTCAAACCTACGCTCCCACGGCATTTTTGCGGACTGCGCCTTGTATTTCGGCCCTGACACCCCTATCAGAGATGTGGGTAATGGGTAGCTCGTAGGTGGACGGCTAGAAACGCGCGAAAGCGCGGTCCTCGGACAGGTGCTCCATGGGGGCCGCCGCCGTGTTTGGCGCCATCGGGTGGGGGGGCCGGTCAGCGGCGGCGGACCCCCGTGAAATGGCGCTCCGTCGTCAGAACCTTGAGCGTGCCCCGGAGCGTGTCGCCGGCTGCCTGGGCCCGGATCTCGAACGGCACGATCCGCCGCCCCGAAAGGAGCACCTCGCGGCCGACGATGCGTCCCGAGGCCCGGAGCTCACCGCGTCCATGGACCTCGGCGGCGAGCTCTCGCCCGTGCTGGGTGATGACCAGGTAGCCGTTCTGCGACGGGCCGCTGGAGGTTTGCCAGTACAGGTCCCACGTTCCCCGGACGTTTTCCGGCGTCGTGTCCCGTACCGGGGCCTCCGGACTCGACGGCAGGATGAACCGTGGCCGGCGTCCGCTGGCCGCGCAGGAGGCGTCGATCGCCCGTGCATCCGCAGCCTCGATGAAGGCGGTTGCCACGTGCCTCGCGCACTCCGGCATGCTGGGGACGTGGCCCACGGCGGCGAACACCACCTGGCGCCCGTTGGGAACGTGGTCCAGAAGCGTCTCGCCCCAATGAGGCGGGGTGACGGGGTCGATGTCTCCCGTGAGGATGAGCATGGGCGCGGATGTCTGCAGCAGGGGGGCGGGCGGGGCGACGGCTCCCGGGAGCCATTCGGAGCAGGCCGCCGACAGGTTCCCCACCAGCGTGTCTCCAAGGAAGCCGCCCCCCGGGTTCCCCGTGCCGGCCGCGATGCGGGGTACGTCCTCGGTGCAGACCACGGAAAGGTACATCCCCAGGGCAAGGCTCTGCGACGCCCCGTATGCGGTGAGCAGGCCAGGGGCGACCCACGGAACCACGTCGCCCCCGGCGGCGGAGTGCACCGCCATCGGCAGGGAAGCGGCTCCCTCGGCGCTGTACAGTGAAAAGAGGAGCGCTCCCGCCAGGATCCCCGGTGTAACCGTGATGCTGTCGCCGTCGCTGGTTCCCCCCAGCGGAAGGCGAACGGGCCGGCTGCGGGCGCGGGCGAATGCGGCGCTCAGGTCGTCGCGCAGCGCCGGGTATGCCGCGGTGCAGAAGGCGTCTTCGTCGCAGGCTCCAAGCGTCAGCTCCAGGGCGCGCTGGGCATCTCCCGCCACGTGCAGGGGGAAGCGGGAGTCCGGCGTATGCAGCCCCCGGAGTGTGACCGTTCGCACGCGTTCCGGGTAGCGCCGGGTGTATTCCAGGGCCACCCGGGTCCCATAGGAAACACCGAACAGGTTCAGGCGATCGTACGCGAGCGCCCCCCGTACCGCCTCGGCATCCATCACGGCATCGGCGGTGGCGTAGC encodes the following:
- a CDS encoding alpha/beta hydrolase, yielding MSTSSRGTRGPAEARLRWPARFPFVRMLPGLLLSSCVAATESGEPRAGAGAPAPTPGTATGITCSLPIPEGVPAAALRCFTVGVPQDRALPGAATISLHVVVIRSQAPSPEPDPVFYFTGGPGQAASDGLAGTLNELGQVRTTRDLVLIDQRGTGRSHPLRCNLDRTEEALRAWLTGDFPRAALRACREGLLERGIDPARYATADAVMDAEAVRGALAYDRLNLFGVSYGTRVALEYTRRYPERVRTVTLRGLHTPDSRFPLHVAGDAQRALELTLGACDEDAFCTAAYPALRDDLSAAFARARSRPVRLPLGGTSDGDSITVTPGILAGALLFSLYSAEGAASLPMAVHSAAGGDVVPWVAPGLLTAYGASQSLALGMYLSVVCTEDVPRIAAGTGNPGGGFLGDTLVGNLSAACSEWLPGAVAPPAPLLQTSAPMLILTGDIDPVTPPHWGETLLDHVPNGRQVVFAAVGHVPSMPECARHVATAFIEAADARAIDASCAASGRRPRFILPSSPEAPVRDTTPENVRGTWDLYWQTSSGPSQNGYLVITQHGRELAAEVHGRGELRASGRIVGREVLLSGRRIVPFEIRAQAAGDTLRGTLKVLTTERHFTGVRRR